The Vicia villosa cultivar HV-30 ecotype Madison, WI unplaced genomic scaffold, Vvil1.0 ctg.000339F_1_1, whole genome shotgun sequence genomic sequence CAAATGCTAAAAAGACGATGAAAAATCTTTCTTCGATGATCGAGGAATCGAGTTACAAGGCTAAAGCGAGAATGAGGGATATAGAAACATTAAAGAAGGGAAAGAGTCAAGAACATGGTGCTATGGTTGTGAGCAGGAATGAGAGTTATGAATATGCAAAAGTGATGAAAGAATTGGAATATATCAAGAAGGAATTGTTCAAGCTAAAGCTTGATGTAGCTTCTGTTTTGGAAGAGAAACTGCGAGCCGAGAAAGAGATCAAGGCGTCAAGCTCGAAGATGATTGCTTGTTCGAGTAAAGCAGAAGAACTTAGAAAGGAGATTGAGGAAGCCAATGAAGAACAAGTACTTGCTGAATTGGCTAGGATTGAGGCTTTGAAAGAATTCGAAGATGTTAAAGCTCGGAAAGAAagcaaagaaaaagagtttttaaGCAAATTGGAAACTACaagaaaaaagataaaagagGCCGAGGAAGAACGAGACGAATCAAAGGAACTCGAAATGAAACTAGCTATGACAGTTTCAGATGTTGAGCTCTTGCAGAATCAGTTGGTTTTGGTAACAGAAATGGAGAAAAGAGTTCAAGGAGATGAAAGTGTGAAACTATTAGAAGGAGGTTTAAGAAAAAGCGGCGAATCAGGCGAATTAGAAGAAGATTCGACTGAGTTACACGCCATAAAAGAAGAACTCGAGGCGTCAACGAGAGAATTGGAATTGATTAGAGCTGAAGGTTTTCAGTTTATGGCTTCTATGGATGTTATAAGAAATGAACTGAAGCATATAACTAAGGAAACGGCTCGCTTGAAGAAGAACGATTCGTCGGCTCAAAATCTCACTTCAAAGCTTCTAAGAATGAAATCTAAGCTAGAAGCTGCATCTGCTGCTGAGGAAAAGGCGAAATCGTTAGTTATAAGCCTATCTTATTCGCTCGAGAATCTGAAGACAGAAACCGATGAAGCTAAAAACGAAAAAGCGATTATAAGTCAAGAGATTATAACAACTAAGGATGAGATTCAGAAAACTGATTATGAGATCGACGCGAATGAGGAAAAACTGCAAGGCGTAATGAATGAGCTAGAAGAAGCAAAAGCGACCGAAGCATTGGCATTGGAGAAGCTTAAAACACTCTCCGAGACTGCAATGCGAGAAAGAGCTATAACAGCAAAACATAGTTCATTGATCACTATCTCGAAATTTGAATACGAGTATCTAACTAATCATGCAGCTGCAGCAGAAGAAATTGCTGATAAAAAAGTTGCTGCAGCCGAGGCATGGATCGAAGCGCTCAAGGCGAGCGAGAAGGAGATAGTAATGGAAACTAAAATAGCTCAAAGAGAGTTCAAGGAAACAATGTTGAAGGAAGAGAGGGAGTTTTAcatcaaagaaaagaaaatggttgCAAGAAGAGTTGGGAGTGAGGAGTTTGATAGTACGAGAATACGCGATAAGAGTTCGGGGAAGAATTTGCAGAGAGCTTTTTCGAGGAAGAGTTTTAAGTCTAATGGAAGTTTAACTCCGGCTAAGAGAGCGAAGTTTCAGATGTCGTCGGGTTCGCCCGCGCCTCGGCATTTAAGTCCTTTCGCTctcaagaagagaaagaaagttaTACCAAATTTGACAAAGTTGTTCAGTGGCAAGAAAAACAGTAGGAGTATAGAGTAAATTCAACATCAATAAGAGTTTCATGTATTGTTTTAAGTTAAATGTTAGGTTACTGCACTTTGTATACTTGatgaatttattaaaaatttgatgTATGAGAAGGCTAAAGAATTTTACACTTTTACTAGAAATACAccttgttttgttttgatgcatGTGTTGTGTGCCAATTAGAATGCAAGGCTATGTTAGATGTTTCAAAGCAAAAAaagttgtttgatttgttttagaaTTTGGAAATTTCCTGGAAATGGAGATAATGAGCCTCCTTCATCAAAGCAATGACAAACAAACATATATTCTTCCAATTTACAGGCATAAGTAAATTAGATTACGACCGATGGCACAAAGAGataattatgattatttttagATTATGTTTGGATATTAGTGGTTTAGAATGAAACCAAGTGGAACTCAGCCTGATGAAATGAAGTAGCTGAGAATGATtatgagattttttttaataatttagcgACCGGAGTTCACCTAATTAAAGATGAACAAGTGAGATATTGCAAGTTCGAACTCACATTGATGTTCCTATACAACTTCTAACTGGACCGTCTTAATATTCTACTTCCTCCATTTTTGTATAAATCTAATCAATAGAATCTAATTATATACCTTTTCATTTCATTCAATTTATCTAATTCCATTTCATTGTGAGAGATAACTCGACTAATGGTTAAAAGAATTGGTGTtacataaattttaaatttaaaaagtcaagaaatttgaaattcattGACGGTAAGAAAGAAAAATCTTGTAGCTAGGAAGAATATTGGGTggagacaaaaaaaaaattacaatactTGAGGGCAAAAGTGCAATTAAGCGGAATGTCACAAGACTAGACTATAGAGTATTACTATCCCCTTTTCTCCCCCcaataattaacctaattatttttagTAAACAACAGAGAAAAAAGATTTTGAGAAGCTGCGAGTTATGATCGACAAAGAAACCCTAATCAATAACCA encodes the following:
- the LOC131626969 gene encoding protein PLASTID MOVEMENT IMPAIRED 2-like yields the protein MDDAKVGMRRVRSVKDVINLYDDRNHRNAETDNSSLKKTQMDSSLNPTSRTKELHKARMDIGKYKETRWTAETTKSQAESELSNAKKTMKNLSSMIEESSYKAKARMRDIETLKKGKSQEHGAMVVSRNESYEYAKVMKELEYIKKELFKLKLDVASVLEEKLRAEKEIKASSSKMIACSSKAEELRKEIEEANEEQVLAELARIEALKEFEDVKARKESKEKEFLSKLETTRKKIKEAEEERDESKELEMKLAMTVSDVELLQNQLVLVTEMEKRVQGDESVKLLEGGLRKSGESGELEEDSTELHAIKEELEASTRELELIRAEGFQFMASMDVIRNELKHITKETARLKKNDSSAQNLTSKLLRMKSKLEAASAAEEKAKSLVISLSYSLENLKTETDEAKNEKAIISQEIITTKDEIQKTDYEIDANEEKLQGVMNELEEAKATEALALEKLKTLSETAMRERAITAKHSSLITISKFEYEYLTNHAAAAEEIADKKVAAAEAWIEALKASEKEIVMETKIAQREFKETMLKEEREFYIKEKKMVARRVGSEEFDSTRIRDKSSGKNLQRAFSRKSFKSNGSLTPAKRAKFQMSSGSPAPRHLSPFALKKRKKVIPNLTKLFSGKKNSRSIE